In the genome of Fulvivirga maritima, one region contains:
- the rplA gene encoding 50S ribosomal protein L1 has protein sequence MAKLTKNQKAAREKVDSTKEYALDEASNLVKEISYTKFDSSVDLDIRLGVDPKKADQMVRGVVTLPHGTGKDLSVLVLCTPDKEQEAKDAGADYVGLDDYIKKIEGGWTDVDVIITMPTVMAKVGRLGRVLGPRGLMPNPKSGTVTLEVGKAVQDIKAGKIDFKVDKFGIIHVSVGKTSFSPEKITENIQEMLQTVAKLKPASAKGTYFRTINISSTMSPSITIDKQSISGLKS, from the coding sequence ATGGCAAAACTGACAAAAAATCAGAAAGCAGCTCGCGAAAAAGTAGACTCTACTAAAGAATATGCTTTAGATGAGGCTTCAAATCTGGTGAAAGAAATTTCTTACACTAAATTTGATTCTTCAGTAGATCTAGATATCCGTTTAGGTGTAGATCCTAAAAAAGCTGATCAAATGGTGCGTGGGGTTGTTACATTGCCTCATGGTACTGGTAAAGATTTAAGCGTTCTTGTTTTATGTACTCCTGATAAAGAGCAAGAAGCAAAAGACGCTGGCGCAGATTACGTAGGACTTGATGATTATATCAAGAAAATTGAAGGTGGATGGACTGATGTGGATGTTATCATTACCATGCCTACCGTAATGGCTAAAGTGGGTAGATTAGGTCGTGTTTTAGGTCCAAGAGGTTTAATGCCTAACCCTAAATCAGGTACTGTAACTTTAGAAGTGGGTAAAGCTGTTCAGGATATAAAAGCTGGTAAGATTGATTTCAAAGTTGATAAGTTTGGAATTATCCACGTAAGTGTTGGTAAAACATCTTTCTCACCTGAGAAGATCACTGAAAATATTCAGGAGATGTTACAAACAGTTGCCAAGTTAAAGCCTGCTTCTGCAAAAGGAACTTATTTTAGAACAATTAACATTTCTTCTACGATGAGTCCTTCGATAACTATTGACAAACAATCAATTTCAGGATTAAAATCATGA
- the rplL gene encoding 50S ribosomal protein L7/L12 — MADVKALGDQLVELTVKEVNELAEYLKEEHGIEPAAAAAVAVAAPAGGEGGDAGAEQTEFDVILKSPGGAKLAIVKLVKELTGLGLKEAKEIVDSAPKAIKEGVSKDEAEGLKKQLEEAGAEVELK; from the coding sequence ATGGCAGACGTTAAAGCACTTGGAGATCAACTAGTTGAACTTACAGTAAAAGAAGTTAATGAACTAGCAGAGTACCTTAAAGAAGAGCATGGTATCGAACCTGCTGCTGCTGCAGCTGTTGCAGTTGCTGCACCTGCTGGCGGTGAAGGTGGCGATGCTGGAGCTGAGCAAACTGAATTTGATGTAATCCTTAAATCACCAGGTGGAGCTAAATTAGCTATCGTGAAATTGGTGAAGGAATTAACTGGATTAGGTCTTAAAGAAGCTAAAGAAATCGTAGATAGCGCTCCTAAAGCTATCAAAGAAGGCGTGTCTAAGGACGAAGCTGAAGGTCTTAAAAAGCAGCTTGAAGAAGCTGGGGCTGAGGTTGAGTTGAAATAA
- the rpoB gene encoding DNA-directed RNA polymerase subunit beta, with protein MASKKENARISFSSIKKIIDYPDFLDIQLQSFKDFFQLETPAEKREQEGLFKVFSENFPITDSRENFELEFIDYIVDPPKYSVDECIDRGLTYSVPLKAKLKLTCNDEDHEDFETIEQEVFLGNIPYMTKKGSFVINGAERVIVSQLHRSPGVFFAQSKHTNGTKLYSARIIPFKGSWIEFATDVNNVMYAYIDRKKKFPVTTLLRAIGYGTDKDILDLFGLSEEVKATKKDLKDAEGRRLAARVLKTWTEDFVDEDTGEVVSIDRNEVLLERDHVLTDEDIETIVDSGSKSIILHREDVNVTDFTIIFNTLAKDNSNSEKEAVEQIYRQLRNTEAPDEQTARDIIQSLFFSEKRYDLGEVGRYRINKKLGLDIDSEQRVLTTEDIILIVKYLIGLINSKAVVDDIDHLSNRRVRTVGEQLYTQFGVGLARMARTIKERMNVRDNEDFKPVDLINARTLSSVINSFFGTNQLSQFMDQTNPLAEVTHKRRMSALGPGGLSRERAGFEVRDVHYTHYGRLCTIETPEGPNIGLISSLCVHAKVNNMGFIETPYREVNEGKVDMTGDVKYLTAEEEDTHNIAQANAPLKETGDFVNERVKARFEGDFPVVEPAEVRYMDVAPNQIVSVAASMIPFLEHDDANRALMGSNMQRQAVPLLKPEAPIVGTGLEGRIAIDSRSLVLAEGDGVVDFVDAKKIVVRYDMTDDDLLVSFDEDTKTYNLIKFRRTNQDTCINLTPIVKKGERVLKGQPLVEGYATQGGELALGRNLRVAYMPWQGYNFEDAIVISEKVVRDDIYTSIHIDEYELEVRDTKRGEEELTSEIPNVSEEAVRHLDENGIIRVGAEVKEGDILIGKITPKGETDPTPEEKLLRAIFGDKAGDVKDASLKASPSLRGVVIDTKLFSRPKKDKELRAKAKKEVEILKSKYSKELLGLRAQMIEKLTTLLDGQTSQGVRHKFGDELISKGVKFSGKNIEHNLFPEKNIYKDESTYNVPEEVNLVSDVILDNWTTDERVNDIVFKLVKSYNIKRNEIAGEFKRERFTLEVGDELPAGIVQLAKVYIAKKRKLKVGDKMAGRHGNKGVVAKIVRDEDMPFLENGTPVDICLNPLGVPSRMNLGQIYETVLGWAGLELGRRYATPIFDGASMEEVAAELSEAGLPDYGRAYLYDGLTGERFDQPVTVGIAYMLKLGHLVDDKMHARSIGPYSLITQQPLGGKAQFGGQRFGEMEVWALEAFGASNVLQEILTIKSDDVIGRAKAYEAIVKGENMKKPNIPESFNVLVHELRGLALEITLD; from the coding sequence TTGGCTAGTAAAAAAGAAAACGCAAGAATCAGTTTTTCTTCCATTAAGAAGATTATAGATTATCCTGATTTCCTTGATATACAATTACAATCCTTTAAGGACTTTTTTCAGCTAGAAACACCTGCCGAAAAAAGGGAACAGGAGGGATTATTCAAAGTTTTTTCTGAGAACTTTCCCATTACTGATTCCAGAGAAAATTTTGAGTTGGAGTTTATCGACTATATAGTTGATCCTCCTAAATACTCTGTTGATGAGTGTATCGATAGAGGGCTTACGTACTCTGTGCCCTTAAAGGCTAAATTAAAGCTTACCTGTAATGATGAGGATCATGAAGATTTTGAGACCATCGAACAGGAAGTATTCTTGGGGAACATCCCTTATATGACCAAAAAAGGTTCTTTTGTTATTAATGGAGCTGAAAGGGTTATAGTTTCTCAGTTACACAGGTCCCCTGGTGTGTTCTTTGCCCAAAGTAAACATACTAATGGTACAAAGCTTTATTCTGCAAGAATTATCCCTTTCAAAGGGTCATGGATAGAATTCGCTACCGATGTAAACAACGTGATGTATGCTTACATTGATAGAAAGAAAAAATTCCCTGTTACTACTTTGCTCCGTGCAATAGGTTATGGTACAGATAAAGATATATTAGATCTGTTTGGTCTTTCTGAAGAAGTTAAAGCTACTAAGAAAGATCTAAAAGATGCTGAAGGAAGAAGACTTGCTGCAAGGGTACTTAAAACCTGGACAGAAGACTTCGTAGATGAAGATACTGGAGAAGTGGTTTCTATAGATCGTAATGAAGTGTTGCTCGAAAGAGATCACGTTCTTACTGATGAAGACATAGAAACAATTGTAGATTCAGGATCTAAGTCAATAATTCTGCATAGAGAGGATGTAAACGTTACAGATTTTACTATCATCTTCAACACGCTTGCTAAAGATAATTCTAACTCTGAAAAAGAAGCGGTTGAACAGATTTATAGACAATTAAGAAATACTGAAGCTCCTGATGAGCAAACTGCTAGAGATATTATTCAAAGTCTATTCTTTAGTGAGAAGCGTTATGATTTAGGAGAAGTAGGTAGATATAGAATAAATAAAAAGTTAGGTCTTGATATTGACTCTGAGCAAAGAGTACTTACCACTGAGGATATTATACTTATTGTAAAATATCTTATTGGTTTAATTAACTCTAAAGCTGTAGTTGATGATATAGATCACTTAAGTAATAGAAGAGTAAGAACTGTTGGTGAGCAGTTATATACTCAGTTCGGTGTAGGTCTTGCCAGAATGGCCAGAACTATTAAAGAACGTATGAACGTTAGAGATAACGAAGATTTCAAACCTGTGGACTTGATTAATGCAAGAACACTTTCTTCAGTTATTAACTCGTTCTTCGGTACTAACCAGTTGTCTCAATTTATGGACCAGACCAACCCGCTTGCTGAGGTTACTCACAAGAGAAGAATGTCTGCTTTAGGTCCTGGTGGTCTATCAAGAGAAAGAGCTGGTTTTGAGGTTCGTGACGTTCACTATACTCACTACGGACGTTTATGTACTATTGAAACACCTGAAGGTCCTAACATTGGTCTTATTTCTTCTTTATGTGTTCATGCTAAAGTGAATAACATGGGATTCATTGAAACTCCTTATAGGGAAGTAAATGAAGGAAAAGTAGATATGACTGGTGATGTGAAATATCTTACTGCTGAAGAAGAAGATACTCACAATATCGCTCAGGCAAATGCACCTCTGAAAGAGACTGGTGACTTTGTTAATGAGAGAGTAAAAGCAAGATTTGAAGGTGACTTCCCTGTGGTTGAACCCGCAGAAGTTAGATACATGGACGTTGCTCCTAACCAGATTGTGTCAGTGGCGGCATCTATGATTCCTTTCTTGGAGCATGATGATGCTAACCGTGCATTGATGGGATCAAACATGCAGCGTCAGGCTGTTCCATTATTGAAGCCTGAAGCTCCTATTGTTGGTACTGGTTTGGAAGGACGTATTGCTATTGACTCTAGATCTTTGGTATTGGCTGAAGGTGATGGTGTGGTTGACTTTGTTGATGCTAAGAAAATTGTTGTTAGATATGATATGACTGATGATGATCTTCTTGTAAGCTTTGATGAAGATACTAAAACATATAACCTGATTAAGTTTAGAAGAACTAACCAGGATACTTGTATTAACCTTACTCCAATAGTTAAAAAAGGAGAGAGAGTACTTAAAGGACAGCCTTTAGTTGAGGGTTATGCCACACAAGGAGGAGAGCTTGCTTTAGGTAGAAACCTGAGAGTGGCTTACATGCCTTGGCAAGGGTATAACTTTGAGGATGCTATTGTAATCTCTGAGAAAGTGGTAAGAGATGATATTTATACATCTATCCACATTGATGAGTATGAGCTTGAAGTTAGAGACACTAAGCGTGGAGAGGAAGAGTTGACCTCTGAAATTCCTAACGTTAGTGAAGAAGCTGTAAGGCATTTAGATGAAAATGGTATCATTAGAGTTGGAGCTGAAGTAAAAGAAGGCGATATTCTAATTGGTAAAATTACTCCTAAAGGGGAAACAGATCCTACTCCGGAAGAAAAGCTTTTAAGAGCTATATTCGGAGATAAAGCTGGTGATGTTAAAGATGCTTCTCTTAAAGCTTCACCTTCATTAAGAGGTGTGGTAATTGATACTAAGCTTTTCTCTAGACCTAAGAAGGATAAAGAGTTAAGAGCCAAAGCTAAGAAAGAAGTTGAAATTCTTAAGAGTAAATACAGTAAAGAACTTCTTGGGTTAAGAGCTCAAATGATCGAAAAATTGACTACTTTATTGGATGGACAAACCAGCCAGGGAGTAAGACATAAATTTGGAGATGAGCTAATTAGCAAAGGAGTTAAGTTTTCTGGAAAAAATATAGAGCACAATCTATTCCCAGAGAAAAACATTTATAAGGATGAAAGTACTTATAATGTTCCTGAGGAAGTTAACTTGGTTTCAGATGTAATCCTTGATAACTGGACTACAGATGAAAGAGTTAATGATATTGTGTTCAAACTTGTGAAGAGTTATAACATCAAGAGAAATGAGATCGCTGGAGAATTTAAGCGTGAAAGATTTACTCTTGAGGTTGGTGATGAATTACCTGCAGGTATTGTTCAGCTGGCTAAAGTTTATATTGCTAAGAAGCGTAAACTTAAAGTAGGTGATAAAATGGCAGGTAGACACGGTAATAAAGGGGTTGTTGCTAAGATCGTGAGAGATGAGGATATGCCATTCCTTGAAAACGGAACGCCTGTAGACATTTGTTTGAACCCTCTTGGTGTACCATCAAGGATGAACTTGGGTCAGATTTATGAAACTGTTTTAGGCTGGGCCGGGTTAGAGTTAGGTAGACGTTATGCTACGCCAATTTTTGATGGTGCTTCTATGGAAGAAGTAGCTGCAGAACTTAGCGAAGCAGGATTACCTGACTATGGTAGAGCATATTTGTATGATGGTCTCACAGGAGAGCGATTTGATCAACCAGTAACAGTAGGTATAGCTTATATGCTTAAACTGGGTCACTTGGTAGATGATAAAATGCACGCTAGATCTATCGGACCTTACTCACTTATTACTCAGCAGCCATTGGGAGGTAAAGCCCAGTTTGGTGGTCAGAGATTTGGTGAGATGGAGGTTTGGGCACTTGAAGCATTCGGTGCATCAAACGTGTTGCAAGAGATTCTTACCATCAAGTCGGATGATGTTATTGGTAGAGCGAAGGCATATGAGGCTATTGTTAAAGGTGAAAACATGAAGAAGCCAAATATACCTGAGTCATTCAACGTACTAGTACACGAGCTTCGTGGATTAGCGTTGGAAATCACTTTAGACTAA
- the nusG gene encoding transcription termination/antitermination protein NusG — MSDLKWYVVRVVSGQEKKVKAYLETEVEREKLTDFVPQVLIPSEKVYEMRNGKKRVRERNFFPGYVLVSADLSNGEANHLVTSVPGVIGFLGNNGTGSSKDPVPLRQSEVNRILGKVDEIDEFEEKLETPYIVGESVKVMDGPFSGFTGTVEEVFEERRKLNVMVKIFGRNTPVELNYMQVEKLD; from the coding sequence ATGAGTGATCTTAAATGGTATGTGGTTAGAGTTGTAAGTGGTCAAGAAAAGAAAGTTAAAGCTTATCTTGAAACTGAAGTAGAGCGTGAGAAATTAACTGATTTCGTTCCTCAAGTATTAATCCCTTCAGAGAAGGTTTATGAAATGAGGAATGGTAAGAAAAGGGTAAGAGAAAGAAATTTCTTCCCTGGATATGTTCTCGTATCTGCAGATTTAAGTAATGGAGAAGCTAATCACTTGGTAACTAGTGTGCCTGGAGTGATTGGATTTTTGGGAAATAACGGTACAGGATCTTCTAAAGACCCTGTTCCCTTGCGTCAATCAGAAGTGAATAGGATCTTAGGTAAGGTAGATGAGATTGACGAGTTTGAGGAGAAATTAGAAACACCATACATAGTCGGCGAATCTGTAAAAGTAATGGATGGTCCATTCAGTGGTTTTACAGGTACTGTTGAAGAGGTTTTTGAAGAAAGAAGGAAACTTAATGTAATGGTAAAAATATTTGGCAGGAACACACCTGTTGAATTGAACTATATGCAAGTAGAAAAATTAGATTAA
- the rpoC gene encoding DNA-directed RNA polymerase subunit beta' gives MSFRKNKKLNLDFSKVTISLASPESILESSHGEVTQPETINYRTYKPEMGGLFCERIFGPVKDWECHCGKYKRIRYKGIICDRCGVEVTEKKVRRERMGHIELVVPVAHIWYFKSLPNKIGYLLGLPTKKLDQIIYYERYVVIQPGVKEEDGIAKMDFLTEDEYLDILDKMPRENQLLDDDDPNKFIAKMGAEALEMLLARTELDTLSYELRHQAATDTSQQRKAEALKRLKVVEAFREAKTRIENRPEWMVIRMVPVIPPELRPLVPLDGGRFATSDLNDLYRRVIIRNNRLKRLIDIKAPEVILRNEKRMLQEAVDSLFDNSRKVNAVRSDGNRALKSLSDMLKGKQGRFRQNLLGKRVDYSGRSVIVVGPELKLHECGLPKDMAAELFKPFIIRKLIERGIVKTVKSAKKIVDRKDPVVWDILENVLKGHPVLLNRAPTLHRLGIQAFQPKLIEGKAIQLHPLVCTAFNADFDGDQMAVHVPLGQEAVLEASLLMLSSHNILNPANGAPITVPSQDMVLGLYYVTKGRRGTEDNPVLGENMSFYSAEEVIIAINEKRLSKHAYIKVRTKVRNEKGELENTLLETVAGRVLVNQHVPEEVGFVNELLTKKKLQQIISDIFKVSGMARTAHFLDDIKELGFQMAYKGGLSMGLNDVAIPEEKEALVNQAKEEVDAVWNNYLMGLITDNERYNQVIDIWTRINTQLTNTLMTQLAEDDQGFNSIYMMMHSGARGSREQIRQLGGMRGLMAKPQKNLAGSVGAIIENPILSNFKEGLDVIEYFISTHGARKGLADTALKTADAGYLTRRLVDVAQDVVITEDDCGTLRGLTVAALKDNEDIVEALSERILGRVSVHDIYDPVTDELICESGDEITEEIAKTIDESNIEEVEIRSLLTCETKQGGCAKCYGRNLATGRMVHAGEAVGVIAAQSIGEPGTQLTLRTFHVGGTASNIAVDANIKAKFDGVIEFEGVRTIKTTDKEGEKIEVIMGRTGEIKVVDEKKGTVLMTNYVPYGAFLKVKEGQKVEKGDELVFWDPYNAVILSEFDGTIEFESIIEGITYKEESDEQTGHREKVITDTKDKTKNPAIRINGKNDGKSYNIPVGAHLAVDDGDKIKAGQILAKIPRTMGKSRDITGGLPRVTELFEARNPSNPAVVSEIDGVVTYGGIKRGNREIFIESKDGIKKRYLVSLSKHILVQDNDFVKAGYPLSDGAITPADILAIKGPTAVQEYLVNEIQEVYRLQGVKINDKHIEAIVSQMMQKVQILDSGDTSFLTNEIVDKFVFGEENDLVLDKKVVTNAGDSENFKPGQIVTPRELRDENSTLKRKDLKLVQVREAMPAVSKPTLQGITQASLKTESFLSAASFQETTKVLSEAAIRGKADHLLGLKENVIVGHLIPAGTGQRSFKDVIVGSQEEYDGLVASNEEAKQKELQNN, from the coding sequence ATGTCATTCAGAAAGAATAAAAAGCTAAACCTCGACTTTTCCAAGGTTACTATCAGTTTGGCATCACCTGAGTCTATTTTAGAGAGCTCTCATGGTGAAGTTACTCAACCTGAAACAATTAACTACAGAACTTATAAGCCTGAAATGGGTGGATTGTTCTGTGAGCGTATTTTCGGGCCTGTGAAAGACTGGGAGTGTCATTGTGGAAAATACAAGAGGATACGATATAAAGGTATAATTTGTGACAGATGTGGTGTTGAAGTTACTGAGAAGAAGGTAAGAAGAGAAAGAATGGGACATATTGAATTGGTTGTCCCTGTAGCTCACATCTGGTATTTCAAGTCGTTGCCAAATAAAATTGGTTACTTATTAGGATTACCTACTAAGAAGCTGGATCAAATCATTTACTATGAAAGATATGTGGTTATTCAACCAGGTGTCAAAGAGGAAGATGGTATAGCTAAAATGGATTTCCTTACTGAGGATGAATATCTGGATATTCTGGATAAAATGCCTCGTGAGAATCAATTGTTAGACGATGATGATCCAAATAAATTTATTGCCAAAATGGGAGCTGAGGCTCTTGAAATGTTATTGGCAAGAACTGAGTTAGACACTCTTTCTTATGAGTTAAGACATCAGGCTGCAACTGATACTTCACAGCAAAGAAAAGCGGAAGCTTTAAAAAGACTTAAAGTTGTTGAAGCATTCAGAGAAGCAAAAACAAGAATTGAAAATCGCCCTGAATGGATGGTGATCAGAATGGTGCCGGTTATTCCGCCAGAACTTAGGCCTTTAGTTCCTTTGGATGGTGGTAGATTCGCTACCTCTGATTTGAATGATCTTTACAGAAGGGTAATTATCAGGAACAATCGTCTGAAGAGACTAATTGATATTAAAGCACCGGAAGTAATTCTTAGAAATGAGAAAAGGATGCTTCAGGAAGCTGTGGATTCACTGTTTGATAACTCCAGAAAAGTGAATGCTGTAAGATCAGATGGAAACAGAGCTTTAAAATCTTTAAGTGATATGCTTAAAGGTAAGCAAGGTCGTTTCCGTCAAAACTTATTGGGTAAAAGGGTAGATTATTCAGGTCGTTCTGTAATTGTAGTAGGTCCTGAGTTAAAACTGCACGAATGTGGTTTACCTAAAGATATGGCGGCAGAATTATTCAAGCCGTTTATTATCCGTAAGTTGATCGAAAGAGGCATTGTTAAAACAGTAAAATCTGCTAAGAAGATAGTAGATAGAAAAGATCCTGTAGTATGGGATATCCTTGAAAACGTGTTGAAAGGACATCCGGTATTGCTTAACAGGGCTCCTACACTTCACAGATTAGGTATTCAAGCTTTTCAACCTAAGCTTATAGAAGGTAAAGCGATCCAGCTACACCCATTAGTATGTACAGCATTCAACGCTGACTTTGATGGTGACCAGATGGCCGTTCACGTACCTCTAGGTCAGGAAGCTGTTTTGGAGGCTTCATTGTTGATGCTTTCATCACATAATATCCTAAACCCTGCTAACGGAGCACCTATTACTGTACCTTCTCAGGATATGGTACTTGGTCTTTACTATGTAACTAAGGGAAGAAGAGGAACTGAAGATAATCCTGTGCTAGGAGAAAACATGAGTTTCTACAGCGCTGAAGAGGTTATCATTGCGATAAACGAGAAGAGGCTTTCTAAGCACGCGTATATTAAGGTGAGAACTAAAGTTCGTAATGAAAAAGGCGAGCTTGAAAATACTTTACTGGAAACAGTAGCAGGTAGAGTTCTTGTAAACCAACACGTGCCAGAAGAAGTAGGCTTTGTAAACGAACTCTTAACTAAGAAAAAGCTTCAACAGATTATTTCTGATATTTTTAAAGTATCAGGAATGGCAAGAACAGCTCACTTCTTGGATGATATTAAAGAGCTTGGTTTCCAAATGGCTTACAAAGGTGGTCTTTCAATGGGACTTAATGATGTAGCTATTCCAGAAGAAAAAGAGGCGCTTGTAAATCAAGCCAAAGAGGAAGTGGATGCTGTATGGAATAATTACCTAATGGGTCTTATCACTGATAATGAGAGATACAATCAGGTAATTGATATTTGGACCAGGATCAATACTCAGCTTACTAACACATTGATGACTCAGTTGGCTGAAGATGATCAAGGATTCAACTCTATTTATATGATGATGCACTCAGGTGCAAGGGGATCTAGAGAGCAGATTCGTCAGTTAGGTGGAATGAGAGGATTGATGGCTAAGCCACAAAAGAACCTTGCAGGTTCAGTGGGTGCTATTATTGAAAACCCTATTCTTTCTAACTTTAAAGAAGGACTTGATGTAATAGAGTACTTTATTTCTACTCACGGTGCACGTAAAGGTCTTGCCGATACAGCATTGAAAACTGCGGATGCGGGTTACTTAACCAGACGTTTGGTGGATGTGGCTCAGGACGTAGTAATCACTGAGGATGATTGTGGTACTTTAAGAGGTCTGACTGTAGCTGCACTTAAAGATAATGAGGATATTGTAGAGGCATTATCAGAGAGAATCTTAGGTAGAGTATCTGTTCATGATATCTATGATCCTGTAACAGATGAGTTAATCTGTGAATCAGGTGATGAGATCACTGAAGAGATCGCTAAGACTATTGACGAAAGTAATATAGAAGAAGTAGAGATCAGATCACTACTTACTTGTGAAACTAAGCAAGGTGGTTGTGCCAAATGCTATGGCCGTAACCTGGCTACAGGTAGGATGGTACATGCTGGTGAAGCTGTGGGTGTAATAGCAGCACAGTCAATCGGTGAACCTGGTACTCAGCTTACACTTAGAACTTTCCACGTTGGGGGTACTGCTTCTAACATTGCAGTAGATGCAAACATCAAAGCTAAATTTGATGGTGTTATCGAGTTCGAAGGAGTTAGAACTATCAAAACCACTGATAAAGAAGGTGAGAAGATAGAAGTAATCATGGGACGTACTGGTGAGATCAAAGTGGTTGACGAGAAGAAAGGAACAGTACTGATGACCAACTATGTGCCTTATGGAGCTTTCTTGAAAGTGAAAGAAGGTCAAAAGGTTGAAAAAGGTGATGAGCTTGTATTCTGGGATCCTTATAACGCGGTTATTCTTTCTGAGTTTGATGGTACTATTGAATTCGAATCTATTATAGAAGGAATTACTTATAAAGAAGAATCTGATGAGCAAACTGGTCACAGAGAAAAAGTAATTACTGATACTAAAGATAAAACTAAGAACCCTGCCATTAGAATTAATGGTAAGAACGATGGTAAATCTTATAACATACCTGTAGGAGCCCACTTAGCTGTGGACGATGGAGATAAAATCAAAGCGGGACAAATTCTTGCTAAGATTCCAAGAACTATGGGTAAATCAAGAGATATTACAGGGGGTCTTCCTAGAGTTACAGAATTGTTTGAAGCAAGAAACCCTTCAAACCCAGCTGTAGTTTCTGAGATAGATGGTGTAGTAACTTACGGAGGTATCAAACGTGGTAACAGAGAAATCTTCATCGAGTCTAAGGATGGTATTAAGAAGAGATATTTGGTATCACTATCTAAACACATACTTGTACAGGATAATGACTTTGTAAAAGCAGGTTATCCATTATCTGATGGAGCAATTACTCCAGCTGATATCTTGGCTATTAAAGGACCAACAGCAGTACAAGAGTATTTAGTGAATGAGATTCAGGAAGTTTACCGTCTGCAAGGTGTGAAGATAAACGATAAGCACATTGAGGCTATCGTAAGTCAGATGATGCAGAAAGTGCAGATTCTTGATTCAGGAGATACCAGTTTCTTGACTAATGAGATAGTTGATAAGTTTGTATTTGGAGAAGAAAATGACTTAGTACTTGATAAGAAAGTAGTTACCAATGCCGGTGATTCTGAAAACTTCAAGCCAGGTCAGATTGTAACTCCTAGAGAACTTAGAGATGAGAACTCTACATTGAAGCGTAAAGATTTGAAACTTGTACAGGTTAGAGAAGCTATGCCAGCGGTATCTAAGCCAACATTACAAGGTATCACTCAGGCTTCATTGAAAACAGAAAGTTTCTTATCAGCAGCATCATTCCAGGAGACAACTAAAGTATTGAGTGAAGCGGCAATTAGAGGTAAAGCAGATCACCTGTTAGGTTTGAAAGAAAACGTAATTGTAGGACACTTAATTCCTGCAGGAACAGGTCAGAGATCTTTCAAAGATGTAATTGTAGGTTCACAAGAGGAGTATGATGGTTTGGTAGCTTCTAACGAAGAAGCCAAGCAAAAGGAACTTCAGAACAACTAA
- the rplJ gene encoding 50S ribosomal protein L10, giving the protein MTRQEKSEIIDSLTEKFNKNPHFYITDASGLSVAQVNAFRRICFDKGVEYGVYKNSLIKKALENIEGDFEGLNESLKGFSGILFSEEVANLPGKVLTEYRKKQGVAKPSLKAASVDRDFFFGEENLKTLSELKSKQELIGEVIGLLQSPAKNVVSALQSGKNILGGLVKTLSEREN; this is encoded by the coding sequence ATGACAAGGCAAGAAAAATCAGAAATTATAGATTCTCTTACTGAAAAGTTCAATAAGAACCCTCACTTCTATATCACTGATGCATCAGGTCTATCTGTTGCTCAGGTAAACGCTTTCAGACGCATTTGTTTCGATAAAGGAGTGGAGTACGGAGTATACAAAAATTCTTTGATCAAGAAAGCTTTAGAAAACATAGAAGGTGACTTCGAAGGTTTGAATGAAAGCCTGAAGGGATTCTCTGGGATTTTGTTTTCAGAAGAGGTGGCAAATTTGCCAGGTAAAGTACTTACTGAATATAGAAAAAAACAAGGTGTTGCAAAACCTTCGTTAAAGGCTGCTTCCGTAGATAGAGATTTCTTCTTCGGTGAAGAAAATCTTAAAACTTTGAGCGAGCTTAAATCTAAGCAAGAGCTCATCGGCGAGGTTATTGGTTTACTTCAATCTCCTGCTAAGAATGTTGTTTCTGCGCTTCAAAGTGGAAAGAATATACTTGGAGGTTTAGTAAAAACATTATCTGAGCGAGAAAATTAA
- the rplK gene encoding 50S ribosomal protein L11 has product MAKEISGYLKLQIRGGQANPSPPVGPALGSKGLNIMDFCKQFNARTQEKQGQVLPVLVTIYSDKSFDFVVKTPPAAVLLLEAAKKKKGSAESNRTKIGSVTWEQVQTIAETKMPDLNAFEVESAMRMVAGTARSMGIKVTGTAPWS; this is encoded by the coding sequence ATGGCTAAGGAAATTAGTGGATACTTGAAATTGCAGATAAGAGGTGGCCAGGCTAACCCATCACCTCCAGTTGGTCCTGCATTAGGTTCTAAGGGTCTCAATATCATGGACTTCTGCAAGCAGTTTAATGCTAGAACACAAGAAAAACAAGGACAGGTGTTACCTGTTTTGGTAACGATCTATAGCGATAAGTCATTCGACTTCGTAGTAAAAACCCCTCCTGCGGCAGTATTGCTTTTAGAAGCTGCCAAAAAGAAAAAAGGATCAGCCGAGTCAAACAGGACTAAGATCGGTAGTGTAACTTGGGAACAAGTGCAAACTATTGCCGAAACTAAAATGCCTGATTTGAATGCTTTTGAGGTTGAGTCAGCTATGAGAATGGTAGCAGGAACGGCTAGAAGTATGGGAATAAAAGTAACTGGAACAGCTCCTTGGAGTTAA